The following is a genomic window from Haliaeetus albicilla chromosome 13, bHalAlb1.1, whole genome shotgun sequence.
TTGTGGCATTCATGGAAATTCTGTATCAGCATTTGCTGTTTCTAACAGTATCTGGGACAAAACTAAtattaaacagctatttaaaagcaattctgctgtaaaatatttgctttgcagGAGATTGCTTCTGTGAGCTGGAAGCAAAGCCCATTCTTAAAAGCATGTAAGAGGCTTCCAATTTTGAGGGCACAGCCATCTGTATTAAGAAGTTCCACTGACACAAAATCTCTTCACTGTATGTAAAGAACAGGTATTTTTATCTGTAAAGATGGAGAACTGAGACCATATATTGCTGAGCTAAGAGTTCtgtatgcatatacatacacaccATTATACTCGCTTAGGTTTGCTCCACTGAAGATTTTGCTTTAAGCAAGTATTTTACCTCAAAAGCACTGCTTCTTCCAATAGCAAGACAATGGAGAAGACCTGATTAAACTGACACTTATCTATGGAAATTTCTGCTGGAGGAATGATAGATAGAATGAATTCTCTTGAAGAGAGAACGGGAACCTGATTCCTTACTAAAACCTTCCCCCCATCCTACCTATACGCTGCGATTTCGATGTCCAGGGCCATTTTCACATTGAGCAGATCTTGATATTCCTTCAAATACCGAGCCATTTCACTCTTCGTGGTTCTCAGCTCGTTCTCTAATTTGTTGATTGTATCCTGTTGGAAGTAACAATATCGACAGGGTAAAATTCTTAATTCCTCCATGTCTAGCAGTAACATCTTGCAAGGAATTTCTCCAATCCTATTAACTTAATCTTGCTCTCGCAGACAGAAAGCGAATGTCTCCAACTCCACCCTCAGCCAGAAGGGCACCATTTACCAAACCCCACCTTCCCTGGCAGGGTTTTCCCACCCCTATACCCGCTCCCTGCTCTTCCATCCTTATTTAATGTCAAGAGCcctgttttctgctgtgtgaAGACTAAACACCCCTGTACCCACACCCTGCTATTCTATCCTTATTTAAGAGCTCAGTTTTCTGCTATGCGAGGACCAAACACCCCCATACCCACACCCTGTTATTCCATCCCTATTTAATGTCAAGAGCcctgttttctgctgtgtgaGGACCAAACACCCCTGTACCCACACCCTGCTATTCCATCCCTATTTAAAAGCTCAGTTTTCCGCTACGTGAGGACCAACACCTCGTACCCACACCCTGCTCTTCCATCCCTATTCAACCTTACGAGCCCGGTTTTCTGCCACCCAAGGACTAAAGCAGGCACGAAACTCGTTTTGTTTCAAGCCTCTACgtgctttttcctgttttagcTTAATGATATGCCTTTTTCCAGGGCGACACGGCTCAGGACTTAGGGGCACGCAGCCGAACGATGCCCGGCGTGCCGCAGCGCCGTGAGCCAGAAGcgatgccccccccccccccgcccctcaccTGCAGGGCGGAGATGTCGGCGCTCTGCTTCtcttccagctcctgcagctgcttctccagcgCCTCGTTCATGCCGCGGGTGGCCTCGATCTCCAGCGTCTTGGCCTTGAGCAGGCGGCGGCTCTCGGAGACCTCGTCCTTGGCGGCGCGGACGGCGTCGGTGTTCTTGGCGGCGCTCTCGCTGAGGACGGTGAAGCGGCTGCGGAACCACTCCTCGGCGTTCTGCATGTTGCGGGCCGCCAGCTTCTCGTACTGGGCGCGGATGTCGCGCAGGGCGGCCGAGAGGTCGGGCTTGGCCGACACGTCCATCTCCACGGAGAGGTGCGCGTACTGGATCTGCGCCTGCAGCTCCGCCAGCTCCTCCTCATGCACCTTCTTGAGGAAGGCCAGCTCGTCCAGCAGGCTGTCCACCCGCTTCTCCAGCTCCGCCCGCGCCAGCGCCGCCTCGTCCGCGCCCTTCCGCACCTCCAGCAGCCGCGCCTCCGCGTCCTCCCGgctcagcacctcctcctcGTAGCGCGCCTGCAGCCCGCGCAGCGTCTCCTCCAGGCTCTCCCGCTCGCCCTGCAGCGCCTGCTTCTCGCTCGTCGCCTCCTCGGCCGCCAGGCGCAGCTCGCGGATCTCCTGCTCGTAGAGGGCGCGGAAGCGGGAGGGCTCGGCGTGCTTCTGCCGCAGCACCAGCAGCTCGGCCTCCAGCACCTTGTTCTGCTGCTCCAGCTCGTGCACCCGCTCGATGAAGCAGGCGAAGCGGTCGTTGAGGTCCTGCAGCTGCGCCCGCTCCTGGCTGCGGATGGACTTGAGGTCGTTGCTGATGGCCGCCACCTGGCTCAGGTCGAGGCTGTCCACCGAGTGCAGGAGGGAGCCCGAGGCGCTGGACGCGGCGTAACTGCGCCGCACCGACACCGAGGAGACGGGCGCCGACAGGCTGGAGTACGCCGAGCGCGCCGAGCTGTAGCCGCCGCCGCTACGCATCGCCGAGACGTGGAGCCGCGGGCTCTCGGCGTACCGCCGCTTGTAGGAGGGGAAGAACGGGTCGTAGCCGTACGAGCTCATGGCTGCGGGAAGGCTGggcgggaggggaagggggagaggctGCCAGCGGCTGCTCTGCGGACCGGCGCCGCCCGACCGCCCCTATTTATcggcggggagggcgggcgggcgcagccgccgggcggggcggggcggcgccgCGCTGAGGTACGGCCCGCGCCGCGCTGAGGTACGGCTCGCGCCGCGGTACGGCCCGCGCCGTCCCTCGCGTAGCTCCGCGCCTCAGGGCGGGCTGTGGCGAGGCGGGCTGGTGGGTGCTCCCTGTCAGCTTGTGCTGGCGTGGCCCCGTCGGAAGCGCCTTGGGCATCGTCCTCGCCTCAGGCCCGCTTCGGGCTCGCCGGGGGCTTCTCTCGGGCCCCCCTTCGGGCCTACTTGGGGCCCACCTCGCCTCAGGCCTAgctggtgccccccccccccccgaacctGCCAGGCTGCGCGTAACACCCCTCTCTCCTCATCCCCCGCTTCCCCACAAGCCCCCCTGGCAGAAGCCCTGGGGAGGTCGTGGCGGGGGTCTCAGGGAGGCCCGGTGCCTCAGCGAGGCTGGGGTGCGCGCAGCCCTCGCTGCACCTCAGAACCCTAAGACCGCCTATGTAAAGAGCATGTTTTTCTCCTTCGATTGGCGGTTTTCGCAAGGTGTGTGTGCTCTTCGAGTTCTCGCTGCCCTGGCCGTGTCCTTTGTTGCAAGTGGTTCCTAACAACCAGGTAATGACGTGAATGCAGAAACAAATATGGCGCGTGGTTTGCAGTCCTAACAGAATACATTAATATCTAGTTACCTAGCTTTGCTTCCTCCATTCTTGAAACTCTCCAGAGGCAAGTCTGTCTGAGACTTGGACTATGGAGACTGAATGTTTATCCTTGCCTAATCTGGCTAATCCAGAGACTAAAGCTGGACAGCAGCATCGCAGCTATGTCTCACCCAGATTATTAGCCACTGGttgattaaaacaaagcagtatTTACATAGTAGAGATTTATCAGAAGCAAGCGGGGAATGTAGTGAGCACAGACTTCACTGGATGCTCAAAAAGGCAACGATAATTTGTCTTTCAGAGTCAGAAGGGAAAATATATTACAAACCAAACTCTTCAAAGTTTTCTTGAGGAAGGAATAAATGTAGGCGCGGGTTGGGGGACGTTTATTAAGAGAGAGATACCGCAAAAATGCTTGTTGCTTCCtaaagaaaggggaaggaatTAGTAACATGCATAAATTAATCTGTATGCCTGTCACTAATTGCAATGGTGCTTAAGTAGTTCTGGCACAAAGGTGTTTGCTTAATACCAGTCATCTACGGAAGGTAGAGTGGGGTTGACTTTATCATGTTTCCTACTATCTTCTAGTGATCTCAAACAGAACGTTACCTGTTGTGTGGTGTCGTTTCCGTATGTTTCAGGGTACTTGAATATGAGGGATATTAAGCTGTGAGGGGCAATGGCTCATCAGAGGTACAAAGCTGcagtctgtttttttcatctgagcTCATGCTAGATGGAATGAACTATACTAAGAGCTAGTAAAGGCTTATGCGTCACTATATCACAGTAGAGCTGATGAGAGATGTTACTTTGCAAATCTAAAGCATCCCCCTGAAGATCAATGGAATCGCTCTTGATTTATAAGCACTGCAAGTGAGGCTTCTGCTcaaaattttattcaaaatttgTGATTTAAATTTCCATAGCAATTGCATTCATGCATGTTAGAACAGCTATCCATTATTCAGGCACTGAATATGCAAAGTATAGCAGCACAGGTTTAGTTTTGTGTGCTAATACATTTTAGCTTTAACAGAGATTGGTTTTGTCTTTTGCCCCAAAGAGGTAGCTTGTGTGGCTTGCAGAGCACCCCGGGAAGAAATGAGCAATATAGACATTATCGCAGATGGAAAGATGCACAGGGGGCTTGGCCAGAGGTTCAGTGAGCTTCTAAACACAAATTGGTCTGGGATACTCAAGTAATGCAAACTGGAATACCTTGTTTCATGCCAATGGATTTATGCTAATCTCCCCTACATTCAATTTGAGCATAAGATTTAATTATTAATCGTATTGTTTATTATACTGTGTATTAATAAATGAATATACCTCAGCTTCTAAAAATAGCTGCACTTCATATCCCAGGAAAATAAGCTTTGTAATTGTAGGCTGTTAATATtctttctcatatttttttaGAGAGGGAAAATGAGCAGGAAACCCCTTCCTCTCTGCCAGCAGTGTGTGCCAGAAGATGGGAAAGTATGTCTGCAGACAGCCCTGCAGTGTTGAGTTTCAGTGTGACTCAGAGGTAAGGATGAAGCTTTGCTACTATAACGAAAAGAAAGCTACTACTGAAGGCATCCTGCTTTGGAAACTTGTATTTCCAGGTATAAGGTAGTGCTGACTCTGATTTCCCCATTCTCTTTGTCTCccttttgttgctttttgcCATAATGCAGAGTATAATCTCTCCCCTTGATATGTTATTGTTAGAAAAATCATTGAAGTAGTAGTGAACAGAGGAACGGAATAAAGACTGGCTTCCAACTAGAATGAAATGGTCTGTGCCATTTGTCTCATTTTTGTTTAAGACTGCATCGAAAAAAGCAGGCAGGCAGTCACTAGAGATGAGCTGAGTCACCCAGCAGCTTAGCATTATGTCCCTTTCCATGTCCTGAAGCTAAAGCTGCTCTCTTGCTGTTTTAGTTAATTGTGAGTGTTGTGATTTCATCTAACGCAAACTTCAGGTTAGAAGAACCCCAAGTCCAGGTTCATCCCTTGAAAACCTCCCCTAGGCTGGCTGACCTAAATAATATGGATTATCATGATGAATGATACAGAAATAATAGTAGTGACGTGCTAAAATGGCAGGTGTGCAGTCACATACTATTGCTGCATAAGCAAAGCAAGCAACTCCATGAAAATACCTTCCTGTCTGTACATTTTCCTCTGCTACCTACTACGTAATTAGCATGTACTCAGTCTAGGAATGGCATTTCCTCAAGAAAGAGTTTAGGTCTAGGCCCTGTGCTAGGGCCTCACTGAGCACCAAGAAGTTACTTGAATACAACCAGAGTCAGTGAAAATTGCTCTATGCTGCAAAACACTTGGGCATTGAAGTCTATTggggtttccctttttttttccctccatcaTAGAATGGTTTCCTCAGCAGAAAGTGTAACAAGTACGTTTGGGGTTGAGGTGGATGGCAGAATGAAGTCTGCACTGTCTGCTCCTGGTCTTATTTCAGGAGCATAAAATTGAGCAGACTTaagtcagaaaagcaaaagcgTTGttcatacctttttttcttttgttattgtttCTACTCCATAAAGGCACAGCTTTGAGAGAGTGGGGAATCAGGCACTCCCGCTGTTGCAAATGTTATGTAGCTCTGATGTGTTGCACGGCGTCATATTTTTTTATACAGTATATAAAATGAGGTCGTAGGAGCTGATCTATGCATGGTACCTATACTCAGAAAAACAGGCACCTTAGAGATACTATGCACAGTAAAGTATGATTAAGGCATTTCCTTTCCCAGTGTTCTGTAATGGTTTATAAATTTACTGCAGATTTAAAAAGTAACATATTGGCATTCAGTGGCACCATGTTTTATGGATTGATTGATTTTTATTGATAAGATTGATCAGAGCAGttctgaaggagaaaggggagagcTGGAACAGGTCCATTGTAGCAGTCAACACTTTGTGCCAGTATTTAGTGCTACGGGAATGCAGTAGAGCATGCCTACGGCTCAGCTGTCCCTATAGGTCCTTTTATTGATCTTACCACAGAGACGTGAGTTGCAAAAACTGCAAAAGAGAATTCTCATCAGAGCCCCTGGGAGCTACATCTCAGAAAAGTCTGGTTAAGGATTTTGGAGTTGCCCTACAATGCCTTCTGTGCTTATAGCTACTTCTTTCTTTAAGATTTCTAGGAGCGGGGAAAACCCTGAAGAAATTTCTTTGGGATTTATTCTCATGTGTGCTAGAATTTCTACATCTGTCTGGGCTGGTTTTAAGTTCTGACCCTATGCTGAACACACTTGAGAATTGCTGTTGGATGTCACTAATATTCTACCTATCCGGGGAATATTTGAAAGTCACAAGCAGGAGCAGTGGGTCCCATTTACTTTCCCTTGTCCTGAAGTTAGGAATTTATGTATGTGTCTAAAATGATATCAGAATCTCTGAGTGAGTTGAATTGAAATGTGCAAATGAAAATGCTCTGTTCTACTTTGATTCTCTTAAtcctgctgcatttttcttttatgaattGGAATGAATCTTGCATTTTAGGAAGTCTGCTTCCTATATTCCAACAGCCCTTTTAATATGAGACAACACTAACATGAATTTTCAAAGCCCACGCAGAATTTTGTCTGCAAGGACTGAAATGCAGTATCTGGAAGACACAGAAGAAATGCTAATAAGTACTTAACTTACTTCTTTTGAACAgttatttgctttgtttgtgcCACATATAGTAAGAGCCTGAGCAGCTTTTATGATTTTATTATCGCTTACACCAATTTTGTTCTGCTGCGCACAGTAACATTAATTTGCTCACTTTGAGTTTGTTCTGTCTCTTGATTACAAGAGCCAGAGGAAACAGCCAGCCACGTCTTTCATCTGAGCTCTATCAATGAATGTCTAATTAGAAGGTTCATTAGCTTTGTTTACTCTTTGGATCAGGACTCCAAGCTAGGCCACAAAACCTGATGGCAGATTCCTCCTTGCAGTTTCAAGGGTTAGTTCTTAACTCCCAGAATCAATTAAATAGatgttctgcttttgtttgaTTCCAGCAATTAAACATAAACAAAAAGGTTCTTGGACAAATAAAACTCCTCTACCCTGCCAGCTGCACAGCAATGTACGTGGTTTGAAAAAGCCTACTCAGCCCATTTTGAAAGAGATCATTTACTCATTTGCAAAGTCTCATTGCTTTGAACGGGTCTTCTGCCAACATGAGAAGTAAGGGGTTAGACTCAAGAGACCGAGGGCCACATCAGAAGCGTGTTGTAAGTTGGCACTGGGCTGTAGGCTTCACTGAAGTCCTGCCACTTAAGGCTGCCTGTCTTAAAGCTGTCACCTGAAAAGTGGTCTTTTGTGAATTGTGACAGTTCTCAGCTGAATCAACTTCTAATGAATTGCAACAGAGATTCCTTTTCCCGCCTTTCACATGATTTGGTGAGTTAGAGAACGAAATTCTTATTCTGTATTCATTACCTTTAACTCATCAATCTTAATGGTTGTAACATTCGGTTTACACTGGATTGTGCAAGATTGGAATCAGTCAATCGGATCTTACAGTACATCATGGAGCAACTGATAGATGTATCGTGTAGGTATCCCATAGCAGTAACGTGCTGTGGTTGGAAGAAAGCAATAGAATCAATGTCCGTCTCTTTACCTCGCTGGCACTTGTAACCTCtagcatgtttttttttcccttgcagtgGCTTATCTAAGTCACTccttatattttttattttttgccttggAAACCTTTTCACCACATTAAAATGTTCTTCACAATGTGGTTGTAATAGTTTTCAGTCTTCAGTGTGCCTGAATTACTGTTCTTACCCGATTCCTTCTCAAAGTAGTATTAAGTTGAAGTGAATGCAGTTGTTTCAGCTGACTGAAAGCAGAGTGCTCTGCCCACATATCTAATATATACCAAGCATAATGATTCAAATGGAATTTTCACATGTCTCTGAATGCCCAATTCCCATTGAATCCTTCAAACTCCTTTGAAAAATTACAGCTTGTACAAttgtttttgcagaaaaagatgAGTTACATGCCTTGTGTCATGCATATGTGGGGCAGCTGAATATGTATGCCTACAAATCTTAATTTCCCTGTGCCATTATACGGTGGTGTTTTCTACTTACAGGCTGTACGCATGCATGTTGAGTAATGGACTCGGTTAAAGACTTGAGACGTTCTCATCAGTACAGTGAACTACCTGAACATTAAGGAGCAAAGACAAAGTGGACCCTAAGTGTTGGTATGCCTCAAAGAGTTGCTCTGGGAAACCAGCTCTGTGACTACTGCAAAGTTTTAAATGCTCAGTGAAAATAGCTATGTATATATAGTTTTGTTTGAGGGATGTATGCTGTAAGAACATGTGCTTGAGCAACTATAGATGATAATAATAGGAGAAATTTCATATCCCTCATATTTTTGAAGTTGAATACTCATATCAGCAGCAATATCCAGAGGCAAGCAGTGTAAatatttccctgttttcccatttctgcTGTCCACATACTGAAGTTAGTTCTGTTGATGATAACAGTGGGTAGTAGAGAGGAGACTGCGTTTACAATACAGTTGAGAGCATATGAAAGGCTCATAATGCAGTCAGAGACTCTTATTTCTGTCCAAAAACTTTCCAGTATTAATGACAAAGATAAAATGTGGGTCAAAAAGAGTATTTATTTGTGGACTGCATACACAATTAAAAGGCAGAGAGATCTTATATCTGTGGTCTGCAGGGAATTTAAGCACAGTCTGAATTCCTGATTACCAGGGTAAGTTCTTCCTTTGATCACAGAATTTGGATGAACAATTGAGGAATACTTTCCCTATAACTCAATTATTCTTTAAACCTTtgagagatttttctccttgctgcatatacaacaataaaatttaTGTGGGGTGTACACAAAGCCACCTCTGCCTTTTAGTATGTGTATAATCTTCCCCCACGCACATGTGCAAGCATTTCTTAGCAAGATATAAGCATCCCATTATTTAATAGTCTGGCAGGTACTGCTGACCataaaacacagaaggaaagtgAGCAATAAAACTGTCTCACTGTTGTACTGCAGTGTGGTGACTGGTTAAGTTTCACAGCAGTGAGCTGAAGTTGCTCAGCTCTGCAGtatatgaataaaaattacTAAACTTCTGCAGCCAGTGCACCTAATTTCCTACATCAAATCTTCTTGCATGCATCAGATTATTGGTGTTATATTTGCTTATTAAGGGTGATAGTCAAGGATTTATGCATATGTGGGATAGAATACGAAATGCAGCCTTTTGCTCTGGTTTTACGCTAATATAACTTAATTGAAACACTTGCAGAGGTCTGCAGGGGTTTAATCTCTGGCACTACTCCTCCTAGAGAGAAAATGGCTTTGCACCACTCTAACGCATAGATTAAATTGTAAATTATACAGTGTGTTTGAGAGGCTCTCATGGCATATATTAGCTGTGAGAATTTAAGTGTTTTCTTGATACTACTACTAAGGGCAGATGAGaagttgctgctttttctatttgtttgtGCAATTTTTTGAGggaaatagaaatatttcacttCCATTAAAACTGCTGttgcttgtttgggtttttgtttttggttttttgttttgtttttttttttcattttgagtcTGGGGAGTGAAAAGGGAATTGCTCAAAACTGGAACCCTGCAACTGAGTCACAGGCAGATCTTGTGGTCTTTCACTGCTGAATAATAAAAAGATATAATTTTTCAGGGTTTGGAGTTTTGACAAGCTCCCAGGCTTTTGTCTTACGTTACTACATCTGAACAGCTATAATGTTATGTGACAGCCATCGCCTTCTATGATTATGAAGTCTAAGATACAGTTAGTCCCATAGTGTGGGAGAATCAACTCAGCCTGGGAATAGTCTCTGTTTTGCTGTTGGTAGCTAGAGCATGATACGTGTTTCAGGGAGCCCTGTGCAGGTACTAAGCAATGCCTTCTACCTTTAGGCGTTCCATGATCCTCGCAACAGAAGGCGAGGGTTGGTTAGATCAGGATCTGTCATACTCAGTCTTCTAAAATTTCTACTATCCTGATGATAAGCTCTTAGTCCTTTCTGTGGCTAGTGGTAAAAACTTAAATGGTGAGCTAAATTTAGCTGTTCCAGACTATTTGTTTGTATCTTCTAAGCATTTGCAAACCGTTTACAGGAGTGAGTCTTTACTGATTCTTTTCAGTTGGCTTAATCATCATAAtcagatttttcttgtttgttaaaTGTACATTCATTAACTCTGTTCACAGTCTTACCCTCTGTCTAATCCTATTCCCAGGGTATATCTTTCCTTTATACTTAATTGATGCCAGTAGCAGTTCAGAGCCTATGTTTTTCTGGAGATCTGGACCTTAAGGACTTTCAGGTTTAGTATTTTCAGCGCTTGTATTGTCACTATCTTAGACCCTTTAAAAGCCCTCAGGTTAGTAGAAACTTGCAGCATAAATCTGGCTTTTGTATAAAAGAAATGTATTACTGAAATAACAACTTCAGAAGCACTTAGAATCTATAACTAACCAGTCGCAGTCTGTTTATTCGGCATTGCCAAAAGCTAGTCAGTCATTTGTTTTAGTTACTCCAAAGTCTCAAAGGGCTGCTGTGGCTATTGAGCAGATGGTTGTAAGTGTTAACTTTCTAAGTGATTGTCTGCTTCCTGTCTGACAGTAGAAATGGTGAAATGTGGCTTACACTGGTCCCAGTAATTAACCAACAGGGTGTGGGAGATAATTTGGTTTACCTAGTTTATCCGTTGCAATTGGGATGAaattcctgcagcagctggaagaagtgCAGTTTCTAGGCctctacagtaaaaaaaagagataaatctTCAAGGGTCTGCTGATTCTCAAACACGACCATCAGAACTGACTAAAAATGGTATTAACTTTGCTTTTCAAGGACAATAACGTGGCCATTTATTACGAGATAGGATAAAGCACTTGAGATGGTGCTGTAGCGAATAGCTCTGAGTAGACAGAATTAGGAAAGATGAGGTAGCCAGATATATCCTTTTATCTcccatttttctgcttctgttggTGGAATCCATAACAGGATGTTTGTGAAGCTATAATAAGCATATTTCAAATACTGAAGCCAAACATGAAAAGTCATGTTTCACCTTTCAATACAGCAGTCTGCACTACAGAATAATGCAGCTGGGCAGCAGTGTAAAAGCTGTTAGTTTGCAGTGAAGAGTTTTACAGCTAGATTCTCACTGC
Proteins encoded in this region:
- the NEFL gene encoding neurofilament light polypeptide; amino-acid sequence: MSSYGYDPFFPSYKRRYAESPRLHVSAMRSGGGYSSARSAYSSLSAPVSSVSVRRSYAASSASGSLLHSVDSLDLSQVAAISNDLKSIRSQERAQLQDLNDRFACFIERVHELEQQNKVLEAELLVLRQKHAEPSRFRALYEQEIRELRLAAEEATSEKQALQGERESLEETLRGLQARYEEEVLSREDAEARLLEVRKGADEAALARAELEKRVDSLLDELAFLKKVHEEELAELQAQIQYAHLSVEMDVSAKPDLSAALRDIRAQYEKLAARNMQNAEEWFRSRFTVLSESAAKNTDAVRAAKDEVSESRRLLKAKTLEIEATRGMNEALEKQLQELEEKQSADISALQDTINKLENELRTTKSEMARYLKEYQDLLNVKMALDIEIAAYRKLLEGEETRLSFTSVGSITSGYTQTAPTFGRSAYSGLQSSSYLMTTRSFPTYYSSHVQEEQIEIEETIEAAKVAEAKAAPAEEGEEEEKEEGEEEAGGEEAEQEEEGAKEESEEAKEGEEEEGEGEETAAEEGEESQEAAEETGEEEKEEKEAAGKEESEVKKKA